The following DNA comes from Clupea harengus chromosome 9, Ch_v2.0.2, whole genome shotgun sequence.
GTGTTGTggtttttgttgttcttgttgtcgtCGTTTTTCTGTCAGATGTAACTGTCATTTCAGATTACAGAGCCTTTGCAGTTccttgtgtttatctgtgttttgtgtctttgtggtcgAAAGGTCAATGAGAATATATTCTGAACATTAAGGGGTGGATATAGGATTATGAGCTGCTGACGTAGATCTGACCTTATACTTGCAGTTGTTTTTATTATAGATTCCAGGTAttttgtccctctgtctctcaattTCATCCTTTTCTTGTCTTcatttcttcatctctctctctctctctctctctctctctctctctcggttggCTTATACAACTCTCATCATTTCACTCCCATGTCTTTTATCAAGGTCATCAGGGGGACAGTCTTAGGtccacacaactacacaaacaGTACCGCCACACCGCTCATGTTGGGCActaatgccctctctctctctctgggagtcaaatacagaggagaaggagggagagatggagatacgaaacgaaagaaacagagagaaaggtgaatagagaaacagagagagagggaaagaaagataatgaaataaagagagagatatagagagagggggaaagagagagaggggggagagagagagggggggaagagagagagagggaaaaatagaaggagagagagggggagagagagggggagagagggggagagggagggggagagagagagagagggagagagaggagagagagagagagagagagacagagaggggagagagagagagagatagagaggaagagagagagagagagagagagagagagagagagaataagaccgTCTCCAGGTCAATCCCTTTGATGTGCCACCCCCTTTATGCTGCCATCTGCCACAGCAAGTCAGGGCCCAAATCCTGGGGCAGATAATCGCTACCGGCGCCATATTGGGCCTCCATTTACATAAATGcccagtcagcacacacacacacacacacacacacacacacacacacacacacacacacacacacacacacacacacacacacacacacacacagagactccatTTCTCCTCATCTGTATCTGTCCTCcattcagtctgtctctgtctttttgtttatttaactgtaatacacacatacaaaaaaacatgaatacaaaatataagcacccacacacacaccacacacacacagagacccccccccacacacacccacacatacataatagacacacacacaaacacacacacacacacacacatacacacacatacacacacatacacagacacacacacacactcagacacacacacagacacacatacacacacatacacaacctctATGAAATGCCGGACCACAAAGGGTGGTGTTTAAACTGAAAGCTCAGTTCTAAGGCAGTGGTGGTGATCTACACAGGGCTCtggcgccctctagtggttaGGCTTGGTCATGCCTACTCACCCACAGGCACTGTCTTCATCTTTCATCTGtcttctttcatttcctgtctttgtttctcATTTCCAAGTGTCTTTTGTTTGGCTCAGCATCCACCCACCACaaacatgttgtttttgtttttgttattccaGATCATACAGGGTTTTTGGGTAGATTTGACTAAATCAGAGAGATTGCATTTTAATATCACTTCTCACATACGACACGTCCATAACCATTATGCTTTTtcattaaccctcctattatgtttggggtcaatttgacccttttcaatgtttaacgtctctaaataaatgattggcatagttttttttgcttcatatttaatgacttttcctaatctaatggggagaactgggtaaacacaaaatgaacatgatgatatgttttcaatgtcctgtacacatgctttacgcataggtgttgtttggggtcaatttgaccccaggctgttttaattgtataaaatatataagaaatataaactttttttatcacattgttactattcttgattacagaaatagttttctattccgtatgttatagataacaacaatatgtacttagaaataatatgaagccataaaaacaccagaaggatatctctttccaattttaagtcaatcagtgagatttgatggtgatctgcatatttctccatagtagcgtaacatgtattctggatgtataaggggggtgggtgggggtattgttttatttttaagggctatttaggtagtcaacaaacaaacctaaagtacctgacacataaacttgagtaaaaaaaaatattataatcattttttggaggtttaaattgctggggtcaaattgaccccaagcataatagatgtgggtaaaatttgaacataataggagggttaagataTGGATAAACATGGTGTACAGGACCTTTCCATGGCAATTCATTTATACTGTTTCTATGTATGTGCCGAAGTCAAAGGGGCCAGCACTGTGTCTaacatcacgtgtgtgtgtgtgtgtgtgtgtgtgtgtgtgtgtgtgtgtgtgtgtgtgtgtgtgtgtgtgtgtgtgtgtgtgtgtgtgtgtgtccaggcttcGTGCTACAGTACTCAGTGGACAACACGGAGGAGTGGCGCGACGTGTTCATCAGCTCTAGCGAGCGCTCCTTCAAGCTGGACAACCTGCGCTGCGGCACCTGGTACAAGGTCAAGCTGGCCGCCAAGAACAGCGTCGGGGCGGGACGCATCAGCGAGATCATCGAGGCCAAGACCCACGGGAGAGGTGAGGGCAGAGAGTTcccctcgacacacacacacacacacacacacacacacacacacacacaccatgtaatcatgcacacatactcacacacacacacacatcccacgtaatcacacacacacatactctcacacacacaccccacataatcacacacaaacaacactctcacacactctctcacacacacacacacacacaagctgctcCGATCGATAAGATTTAGTGATAGTTATGACTGACAATGCAGTCATAGGTTTTGGATGACTTCTGACAAAATAACCCCCCCATTCTGAAAGCAGAGCTAGAGAGTTGATGCTAGGGAGGGAGAAAGCAATAAACCCACCTGAAGTGTCATTAGACTGGAGGTCTGATTAAGCATTAAGCATTTAAGGTGGAGAGGTTTAGGAATAAGCATTTAAGGTGGAGGGGTTCAGGAATAAGCATTTAAGGTGGAGAGGTTTAGGAATAAGCATTTAAGGTGGAGGGGTTCAGGAATAAGCATTTAAGGTGGAGAGGTTTAGGAATAAGCATTTAAGGTGGAGGGGTTTACGAATAAGCATTTAAGGTGGAGAGGTTTAGGAATAAGCATTTAAGGTGGAGAGGTTTAGGAATAAGCATTTAAGGTGGAGGGGTTCAGGAATAAGCATTTAAGGTGGAGAGGTTTACGAATAAGCATTTAAGGTGGAGGGGTTTACGAATAAGCATTTAAGGTGGAGAGGTTTAGGAATAAGCATTTAAGGTGGAGGGGTTTAGGAATAAGCATTTAAGGTGGAGGGGTTTAGGAATAAGCATTTAAGGTGGAGGGGTTTAGGAATAAGCATTTAAGGTGGAGGGGTTCAGGAATAAGCATTTAAGGTGGAGAGGTTTAGGAATAAGCATTTAAGGTGGAGAGGTTTAGGAAGAAGCATTTAAGGTGGAGAGGTTTAGGAATAAGCATTTAAGGTGGAGAGGTTTAGGGTTTTAGGGATTtaaggtggagagagatagcAAGTGTGTGAGACACCCCTTCCACTGGCACAAGGATGTAAGCATCTAGGTCTCATATCTGCTCTCTTGAGcaatactgacacacaccacctcacctgAGGAGTGCTGGAGAAATCCTGctcacgcctctctctctctctctctctctctctctctctctctctctctctccccctcccccagagcCCCAGTTCAATAAGGACCAGCCTCTGTTCACGCACATCAACTCGACGCACGCGCGGCTCAACCTGCAGGGCTGGACCAGCGGGGGCTGCCCCATCAACGCCGTCCTGCTGGACTTCCGGCCCAAGGGCACGTGGGCGTGGCAGAGCGTGCGCACCAACGCCTCGGCGGACATCTTCCTGGCAGAGCTGCGTGAGGCCACCTGGTACGAGCTCAAGATGAAGGCCTGCAACAGCGCCGGCTGCGGAAACCAGACCTCGCAGTTCGCCACGCTCGACTACGACGGCAGTGAGTGtcttctttattgtgtgtgtgtgtgtgtgtgtgtgtgtgtgtgtgtgtgtcagtctacTAGTATAGGTTCTAGGGATCCTGTCTAGCTCTGTGCCCCCTGAAACCTTTTGGTCCCCTGAAATCTTTGGTCCCCTGAAACCTTTAGGGCCCCTGAAATCTTTGGGGCCCCTGAAACCTTTTGGTCCCATGAAATCTTTGGTCCCCTGAAACCTTTAGGGCCCCTGAAATCTTTGGGGCCCCCACTCCCAGTGTGCTCTGGCCCTGAAGGCAGTGATTATGGTTTGAATCCAGTGGACATCTGGACGAGACAGATGCTTTACCCAAACCTGTGCGTTACCAATACAAACACGCAGCAGGCAGTCTGAATACACGAATATTTCTATTCATTTCTATTCTATGAATATATCAATACATGTTACGTGGCACCATTTGAGATTCTCTTAGTCTGTGTGAGGCATTTGGGTTCTGCAGTGAGGGGATATCAGGATGTCACCTTCAAACCTACAGGCATTGATAATATATAGATGGACATTATGATAATATATAGATGGACATTATGATTATATATAGATGGGTGTTATAGTGTGAGTGTTAGGAGAACAGTTCTCAGTCATAAGTAGCTTTGGATAACAGCATTGGCGAATTGAAGAGATGTAAATTAGGATGTACTTTTGGAATATAGTGTGAACGTGCAAACAAGTTGCGACAGTGACTGGCTTCGGTTTTTGCAGTATATTTCAAGTATGCTTCAACAACATACATTAAGTGCCTTCTCTTCAACAACATACATTAAGTGCCTTCTCCGCCTTTGGCTTTCACAGAGGAGACAGACGTGAGGAGGAGGCACatgaagtgtgtgggtgtttcggggtgtgtgtgtgtgcatgtgtatgtctatgtatgtgtgtgtgttttctggtgtgtgtgtgtgtgtgtgtgtgtgtgtgtgtgtatgtgtgtgtgtgtgtgtgtgtgtgtgtgtatgaaaggcgTAGGTGGGGATGCTTAGTGTACTTCATAAACAAATCTGTTGAAAGCTGAACAAGGGACTTGAGTGTGCTTGTTTATGAAATGTATGCTAAGGACATCAGAATGGAAGGACACAGAGTACGCTTGCAGAATGAGAGTCTCTCTGTATTCTCTAGGAGAAGAGCACGCTGGTTGCTTGGTCTTGGTTCTATTCAATCCTCCATTCTCCAACTGTCTTTtcattcaatctctctctctctctctctctctctctctcttctctcaggtACCATTCCTCCCATCAAGTCTGCGCGTGGGGAGGGCGACGACGTGAAGAAGCTGTTCTCCATCGGCTGTCCCGTCATCCTGGTCACCCTGGGCATGGCTCTGCTCTTCATCATCCGCAAGAAACGCAAGGAGAAGAGACTCAAGAGACTgagaggtgagagacagagagagagagagagagagagagagagagagagagggaataaagaaagggagagggggagggatagaggagtagagagagagataataagaAGGTTGAGAGGTGTACAGAGATGGACAAGataaggaggagagaaaaaaagacaaacagaaagagggagagggagagagagagagagagctccttctgtaaccagggaacagtagagacggagctacacttcctgatttgaaccataaccaaagtcttagagactattattttgacaaaataacacaaattttcccagaattccaacatctaaatgatctggacagactctcagttctactgggagagagggaggactgctgtagactggcagcaaaatatgtatcagcctgtcatgagctccacaataacatgaaccccctgtcccagataactaatatttaatgtttaataattaacaatgaacctgttatatgtttctataccacattgttaccacctatgacttattgtttgtttttatttatttatgtttattgtgcttgtacattttatgtaaacatgctttggcaacgttgtattgtatgcagtcatgccaataaagccttttgaattgagagagagacagagggagaagagagagatagagagagagaatgggagatggagagaggccaAATGAGAGCGATGGATTCCAACAAATTTgagtagagtggagtagagtggagtagaggaaggaaaagagagacgaGCAAAGGAAGGCGGacgggtggaggtggaggtggaggtcgaggtggaggtggaggtggaggtggaggtggaggtggaggtggaggtggaggtggagaggaccTCAGAGGAGACCTGAGGAAATGAGACTCTGTATGCTGTTTGAAGTGTTGATGCTCTAAAAGGCAAACCACTCCCAGGCAGGAAATTGGCTTTAAGGGCAGGagtttaaggactgtgtgtgtgtgtgtgtgtgtgtgtgtgtgtgtgtgtgtgtgtgtgtgtgtgtgtgtgtgttaaccgcCCGTATGCTTCACTTGCCCTCCACACtgactgtgtttgtctctctctgcttggtCTGCTCTGTCCCCTGCAGATGCCAAGAGCCTGGCTGAGATGCTGATCAGGTAAGGAGAGGAGCAGTACCGCTCGCACCACTTCACCCACGTGGAGCCAACATCATCCATATGCAACATCCTGCCTTAGCTTCTAATTAactaagtgtatttgtgtttgtgtgtgtgtgtgtctgtgtgtgtgtgtgtgtgtgtgtccgatgtgtgtggggggtttgtgtgtatgtgcatgctcttgcacatgtttgtgtgtgtgtgtgtgtgtgtgtgtgtgtgtgtgtgtgtgtgtgtttccgtgtgtgccTTGCTTTTGTCCCTGGAGCAGTAAGAACAATCGCAGCTTTGACACCCCAGTGAAGGGACCCCCCCAAGGACCGCGACTCCACATCGACATCCCCCGAGTACAGCTCCTCATCGAGGACAAGGAGGGGATCAAACAGATTGGTCAGTCACGTCcatgtgagtgagcgtgtgtatgtgtgtgtgtgtgtgtgtgtgtgtgtgtgtgtgtgtgtgtctgtgtgtgtgtgtctgtgtgtgtgtgtgtgtgtgtgtgtgtgtgtggaagcgtgTGGGGAtggtttttaagtgtgtgtatttatgtttgtttgtgtataatACACTACTGATGTACTGAGAGCAGAATAGTTATCAGAGGCCCGTCTTTTTATCGGTTCGATGAAACTTAATGTTTAGAGAAATTTAAACGTGTTTTATTTCAGTATATCTTGAGGTCCTTGCCACTGtgagttttgaaaaaaaaaacggttctGAATTAATTCTGATAGGTGAGGACAAGGCCACCATAccagtgacagacacagagttCAGCCAATCAGTGAACCCGCAGAGCTTCTGCACAGGCGTGTCTGTACATCACCCCGCCCTCATCCAGAACACTGGCCCTTTGATTGACATGTCAGACATCAGACCAGGCACAAGTGAGTCATCTGCAAGCATCTCACATCATAAACACTATTCTCTTCTATTATTTGTTGTTATGTTCTATTCttctcatctatctatctatctatctatctatctatctatctatctatctatctatctatctatctatctacaagtgtatctatctatctatctataagtgtatctatctatctatctatctatctatctataagtgtatctatctatttatctacaagtgtatctatttatctatctacaagtgtatctatctatctatctacaagtgtatctatctatcaataagtctatctatctatctatctatttatctatctatctatctatctatctatccggctcttgttgtttttcctctctctgtctctgtgcttccTCTGTTTTAAatcttctcactctcttccatgttctctctctctctctctctctctctctctccctccctccgtctcttctctctcttcagaccCAGTGTCAAGGAAGAGTGTGAAGTCGGCCCACAGCACACGGAACCGCTACTCCAGCCAGTGGACCCTGACCAAGTGCCAGGCCTCCACGCCGGCGCGCACCCTCACCTCCGACTGGCGCACCGTGGGCTCACAGCACGGCATCACCGTCACCGAGAGTGACAGCTACAGCGCCAGCCTGTCACAAGACACAGgtatgggtacacacacacacacacacacacacacacacacacgcttacacgcacacatacatgtggaCAAACACAAAGGTACATtcttgggacacacacacacacccacacacacatgcacagaaacatacacacacacacacacacacacacacacatacatacatacacgcacacatacatgtggacacacacacaaagatacatacatccacaaacactcttgggacacacacacacacacacacacacacacacacacacacacacacacacacccccacacacacacacacacacacacacacacacacacacagaaacacacaaactctaatCTGAATGAATCTTAATCTTAATCCTCATACttcatgtgtgtcagtgttctagTGAAGCgtgacctctctcctcctccctcctcctctctcctcctctctcctcctccctcctcctctctccccgtctGGCAGATAAGGGTCGCAACAGCATGGTGTCGACGGAGAGCGCCTCCTCCACCTACGAGGAGCTGGCGCGGGCCTACGAGCACGCCAAGCTGGAGGAGCACCTGCAGCACGCCAAGTTCGAGATCACCGAGTGCTTCATCTCCGACAGCTCGTCCGACCAGATGACCACGGGCACCAACGACAACGCGGACAGCATGACGTCCATGAGCACGCCGTCCGAGCCAGGCATCTGCCGCTTCACAGCCTCCCCGCCCAAACCGCAGGACTACGACCGTGGCAAGAACGTCGCCGTGCCTATCCCACACCGTGCCAACAAGAGTGAGTGGACAGAAGATATCAGAAGGCCGTGTAGAAATAAGAGTGAGTGGATAAGTATATTACCGACCCGTGCTGAAATATGAGTGATTTGACAGGAGATATAAGAAGGCCGTGTAGAAATAAGAGTGAGTGGACAAATAGTTCTTCaaatggggcgacagtggtacaggaggtaaagaagttgtttagtaatcaggaggttgctagttcgattccctgtcgaagcgtccttgagcaagacactgaacccctaattgctcctgatgtgcagtgtgccatcagtgtaaatgtaaaatgtgtatacatttggataaaagcgtctgctaaatgactaaatgtaaatgtaaatagaacttcaaagtttcaggtgttgtgtagcaacccattacttgctgacttgcagacgttaaatgactggactacttgcggaatgatatgaaagatgtgaattagaagcacaaaacccagcggtaaacgttggggtggcccattcaaatcttGAAAAAACGTTTTGCAatattctgaggagccgtataataaaactTGATATGAAGTGGCGGGCCGCATGAAATCGATTGGCAGGCcgggagtttgagacccctgatcTAGACCTAGACCCCATGAAAGTTGGACCTGCTTCCTGCACCCTTCTTGGTGTGGGTTTCTCATACACGTTTAGGTCATGTTTTCAGCTGGTTGTGACGGTGAACTCCTGTCACAAAACTGTAGTGTAACATGCAGGAGTGTAACATCTTCCCCCACTCTTGACAGTCATATCCCTCAGTGCATCctaacctgccccccccccctgcctcttTCCCCAGGTGACTACTGCAACCTTCCCCTCTACATGAAGACGGATCCGTTCTTCCGCAAACAGGCGGAGCTGCACGACCCGTGTCCGGTGGTGCCGCCGCGCGAGGCGTCCATCCGCAGCCTGGCGGCGCGGGCCTACCACACACAGGGCCGGCACATGACCCTGGACTCGTCCAAGCAGCAGGCGCTCACCCTGGCCCACGCGGGCCTCAGCAGCCTCACCAGCTCTGGTTCGGCCTCCATCTCGTCCGGACCGCCCTCCCTCAGCGCCACGGGAAGCAGCTCCACGGTGGGCGGGCCGAGCGGGGCGGTGGggagcagcggcggcggcggcgcctGCGGGGCCTCGGGAGGAAGCGGACCCAGCTCCGGGACCTCCACGCTCCCCCAGAGGACTCTCACCATGCCTGGCTCCGGCTCGGCCCAGAgcgcggcggcagcggcggccgcggcagcagcggcagccgCCGCCTCGGCGTCCGGCTCCGGGGCCTCCGGCCAGAACCCCACCTCTTCCACCAAGGTGGGCGGCTCCAGAGACTCTCTGCTAGAGAGCAGCTCGTCCGGGCTGGGCAGACTGCAGAAGCAGAGCGCCGGCGCCTACTCCAAGTCCTACACGCTGGTGTAGCGCtgtgctgggggtgggggggggggcgggcgggggCGTTCGGGGGCGTTCGGCGCCGCTccggtggggagagggaggagggcagGGGGGGCCGGTATCCCTTCCTCCTGCATCTGGGGGAGGTTTTGGGAACGGGGTTTCCCAGGGAGAGGGGCCAggggcacatgcacacacacacctgtgagccAGCTGTCTGTTTGTCACACGTGACAGCGTAGTGTGACATGACGAGGCGGAGAGGATTAATCATCACAGGGGTTtttctcgtcctctctctttctttctgtcccggtcgttctttctcttttttatccTCCGTCTATCAATCTTTTCATCTAGCTgttcctctgtctttcactacaactctctctctctctctctctatccctctatccctacTCTAATAATTGAGATAAATGCCAAACCTAATACTCTCAGTTCACATTTCACTCATGTTTTActtcctcactctttcttctcctctctctctcttcatctctctcgaTCTTTCTCTTCCACCCCTTCAGTTTGTTATTTTTTGAGGTGAACCCCCGGTTGCTCGCTGTCAAAGACACCTTGGACCTTATGCACGAAATACTTTCCATgtgcacttgtttttttttattgtttttcttcttcttcttttgaagGTAGGAAGTACCATttttagatatatatatatataaatatatatatctgcACACATTTACCGTCCTTGATGTATTAggctgttattgttttttttttttctggtttgttttttgggattcttttgaaaaaaaaagaaaaaaaacaaaagcgaAGAAAAACATCTTTGGTGGAACCTGTTTCATACTCTGGCTGTTAGCCACGGAAAGTGCTTATGCATAAACTCCAACCCAACCTTGGTGTCTCTCTCGCCCgtcccactccaccccaccccaccccaccccaccccaccccacccggccccaccccacccggccccacccaaccccacccaacccaaccccacgCCGGTCTGGTCTGGACAAGGACTAAACtcacaacataaacaattgaaaGACTGAGGTCTCAGTCGCCATACAGTATTTGAGTCTTTGGGGTTTCCTTTCCTTTAATGCAATTGATGACACATTATAGAATATTATTGACTGTTTTATAGACAAAgctgaagaaaaagagaaaaaaaaaaagcgacgTGTCTGGATTCTTCTTCCTGGAAGATGGAAGGAAACTGTATTTTTTCATAATTTggctttttttgcttttttcatgTTAtggtttttgtcttttttttgttttattgtttttttaagaaaaaaaactcaatgATGAACTTGTGCACTAAatgagagtgaagaggaaaccACGGAGATGCCCTGCCCTGtcccacacctgtgtgtgtgtgtgtgtgtgtgtgtgtgtgtgaacgcgcgtgtgtgttgatatgtgtgtgtgtgtgcgcgtctataacatgtaaatacatatatacatgagCACATGCGGATGGCACAAACATCACTGGAGGACTGGTTTGatcacctgtgtgtgcttgcctggcAGAATACGGTGTGTGTACCGATCCTCTGTGCGGTTTTCGGTTGTTTCTTGTTTcaacttttgtttgtttctttgtttgtttgtttgtttgttttgccctGAGTTGAGATGGCTCAGTGGACTGCCATCCTGTAGCTGTGCTGTGTAATAGGGGTGGGTGGAGCTTAAGTAACGTGTAGCGCTATCAAGGAGAGGGGACGgagaagtggaggagaagagagaggaaacaagaagagagagagagagagagagagagagatgggctgaGAATTGGAGAAAGAAAATCTACACACATCACTCCTGATGCTTGTGTAAGCCATTgcccatacctctctctctctctctctctctctttatctgtctgtctgtctgtctgtctgtctgtctgtctgtctgtctgtctctctctctccgtctctctctctctctatctgtctgtctgtctgtctctctctctgtttgtctctcttctctctcttctttgccAAGGTTCTCATTCTCCTAAGTAAAGGACTGGTAGAATCTTTGTTCTTTTCCTTCAGGTTTTGGTTTAATGTTTTGCcagaacccccccccatccccttctACCCCAAGCCACTCCTatgccaccccctccccctcacccacacacacacacacacacacctttctttcCCAGTCTCACTGTGACCGCttggcagccccccccccccccccctgcccagaAAGGAGGCATGGAGGGGTCTGCCCAGATCTCTCCCAGAAGTGGCGACTGTCTGAGGAGGTaggcagagaggggaaagagagagagaatcgcataacgagaaagaaaaaagaaagaaagaaagagaagagaagagatagatGCACTGGAGTATGTTGCTTTAAAAGCTGATGATTTAAAGGAGAGCGAAGatgaggaaaagaagaaattgGTTGGTGTAGGACAGCGGTGTCTGCCCTTAGAGGAGTAGCTAGCatttctgtatttgtttttgtttgcatctTTCTGTTCCCCCCCTCTTTTTATTCGTGTGGGAACCTGgttcccctgcccccccccccccccccccccccgcgccacCTAGCTTTAGAAGATTGCCCAGTATAGCCCAGGGTGAGGGGCAAAAGGGGGAGTTACAGACAGACGGGCGGGGAGGAAGGAAGTACTGCCACCCTTCTGGAAACCACGTGGGTCTCAACAGATAAGATGTGTTACAGGCAAACTCTTCCCCCTGGAAAACACAATCCACGTGTCCATGAAATGGAATGCATTACCCTCCCCCCCAACACATCAGATgtactctgcccccccccccccccccccacccccactagaaGCCCAGCCCCATGACGTAAGAAGAAAGAGCTCCAGCAAAGTAGATATGACTCTCCCAAATGATTTCAATGGCAAGACAAAAATCACATCAGGGCGACTGCAATacgaagaaagaaaaatgaaatgaaaagaaaatatattacCATATTTGTtgtcaaaatatatacatatatatttctatCTAAAGATATAGTGAATATATAAATGTGAGAACAGAGAAATATAATGCCATAtctaattgaaaaaaaaagttttattttaaaataataatttgagACAATCGCTCAGTGGGAAGAGCTGCAGGGTGAGGAAAGAGGGATAGATCTCGActagggaagaaaagagagagagagagatagatggagaagaCTTAAACGGGTAGCACAACCAAGAAAGAGAGTGACGAtgaggtgagtgagagagagagagagagagagagagagagcgtaggagagaggaggaagaggaagagatgaatGGTTGAAGAAGGAGAAGTGTGG
Coding sequences within:
- the LOC105901524 gene encoding Down syndrome cell adhesion molecule-like protein 1 homolog — translated: MTLNGVLKGYRVVYWSLYPDGGGCCWGQARGVTQKWGEMQNITTTREQVELKGLEKFTNYSIQVLAYTQAGDGVRSNVLYIQTREDHPGPPAGIKAVPASASSVVVSWLPPNKPNGIIRKYTIYCSSPGSGQPRSSARLPAETWRESEKAPSEYEASPEVLFYRITHLNRGQQYLIWAAAVTTAGRGNISEKVTVEPAGKAPAKILSFGGTVTTPWMKEVRLPCSSVGEPTPTIKWTKDSEDSAIPVSQDGHRLIMSNGTLVLRSVKAEDSGYYTCTATNTLGFDTILVNLVVQVPPDQPRLTVSTTSTSSITLAWIPGDNGGSSIRGFVLQYSVDNTEEWRDVFISSSERSFKLDNLRCGTWYKVKLAAKNSVGAGRISEIIEAKTHGREPQFNKDQPLFTHINSTHARLNLQGWTSGGCPINAVLLDFRPKGTWAWQSVRTNASADIFLAELREATWYELKMKACNSAGCGNQTSQFATLDYDGSTIPPIKSARGEGDDVKKLFSIGCPVILVTLGMALLFIIRKKRKEKRLKRLRDAKSLAEMLISSKNNRSFDTPVKGPPQGPRLHIDIPRVQLLIEDKEGIKQIGEDKATIPVTDTEFSQSVNPQSFCTGVSVHHPALIQNTGPLIDMSDIRPGTNPVSRKSVKSAHSTRNRYSSQWTLTKCQASTPARTLTSDWRTVGSQHGITVTESDSYSASLSQDTDKGRNSMVSTESASSTYEELARAYEHAKLEEHLQHAKFEITECFISDSSSDQMTTGTNDNADSMTSMSTPSEPGICRFTASPPKPQDYDRGKNVAVPIPHRANKSEWTEDIRRPCRNKSDYCNLPLYMKTDPFFRKQAELHDPCPVVPPREASIRSLAARAYHTQGRHMTLDSSKQQALTLAHAGLSSLTSSGSASISSGPPSLSATGSSSTVGGPSGAVGSSGGGGACGASGGSGPSSGTSTLPQRTLTMPGSGSAQSAAAAAAAAAAAAAASASGSGASGQNPTSSTKVGGSRDSLLESSSSGLGRLQKQSAGAYSKSYTLV